A region of Pyxidicoccus parkwaysis DNA encodes the following proteins:
- a CDS encoding sensor histidine kinase: MPPASRASFEKQTGVQAAVLVGMFLVAAFVSNHFAFPPHPSAVLWLPSGLGLAFLLRNPPRRWPALLAAIFLADVVSVLHHGFPIPGWVVVLWGLANSLRSLVGAALMRRFVGTHIRLSRRWEIAGLLLFGGLVSPLVSATLGSFGYTFSGAPPSFRADWVNWWLSDGLGTIFIAPLLLTWTPADFKPKRWRRFAELGVTLVLTALAAHLLFHQAAPGGVRASLVYATFPFVLWGALRMGPLGAASTSAVVGLLALWHTTHGDGPFGSMAVPFPERVYSLQLFLAILGLTSLTLAAVVTERWREKELKHLLADAGRVLASSLAVHETLPRVAGLVVPTAADGFAVWWVDDDGRMARMAQAGWSSVREARLRGHLLPPPTAPERWSFAECTVVLAPLVARGRVQGVLALMRDERACFAGAADLSLAEELAHRCCMAVEASRLYAEAQQAIEVRNEFIAIAAHELRTPLTTLTLRMKSLEAVLQRECNPEAVRGKVQVMSRQLGRLGQLVERVLDVGRITTHRLELQRERVDVTELVEQVVETFAEEAERAGSALRVEAEAGLQAWWDSGRVEQALANLLTNALKFGAGKPIEVHVSGEGGWVHLAVRDHGIGIAPGALERIFERFERAVSSRRYGGLGLGLFLTRWIAESHGGTIHVESQPGEGSTFVLQLPMGMQPPGGGGPAHHGVRKNSARLR; encoded by the coding sequence ATGCCACCAGCCAGCCGGGCCTCATTCGAGAAGCAGACAGGGGTCCAGGCCGCCGTGCTCGTGGGGATGTTCCTCGTCGCGGCGTTCGTCTCCAACCACTTCGCCTTCCCGCCCCACCCCAGCGCCGTGCTCTGGCTGCCGAGCGGGCTCGGCCTCGCCTTCCTGCTGCGAAACCCGCCCCGGCGCTGGCCGGCCCTGCTCGCCGCCATCTTCCTGGCCGACGTGGTCTCGGTGCTCCACCACGGCTTCCCCATTCCGGGCTGGGTCGTCGTCCTGTGGGGCCTCGCCAACAGCCTGCGCTCGCTGGTGGGCGCGGCGTTGATGCGGCGCTTCGTGGGCACGCATATCCGGCTCTCCCGCCGTTGGGAGATTGCCGGGTTGCTCCTCTTCGGAGGACTGGTGAGCCCGCTGGTCAGCGCCACCCTGGGCTCCTTCGGCTACACGTTCTCGGGCGCGCCGCCTTCGTTCCGCGCGGACTGGGTCAACTGGTGGCTGAGTGATGGGCTGGGAACCATCTTCATTGCTCCGCTGCTGCTGACGTGGACGCCCGCGGACTTCAAGCCGAAGCGGTGGCGCCGCTTCGCCGAGCTGGGAGTGACGCTCGTGCTCACGGCGCTGGCCGCGCACCTCCTCTTCCACCAGGCCGCGCCCGGCGGCGTCCGCGCCTCGCTGGTCTACGCCACCTTCCCGTTCGTGCTGTGGGGCGCGCTGCGGATGGGGCCCCTGGGCGCGGCGAGCACCTCGGCGGTGGTGGGGCTGCTCGCGCTCTGGCACACCACGCACGGAGACGGCCCCTTCGGGTCCATGGCGGTGCCGTTCCCGGAACGGGTGTATTCGCTGCAGCTGTTCCTGGCGATTCTCGGCCTCACCTCGCTGACGCTGGCGGCGGTGGTCACCGAGCGCTGGCGGGAGAAGGAACTGAAGCACCTGCTCGCGGATGCGGGACGGGTGCTCGCCTCCTCGCTGGCGGTCCACGAGACGCTTCCGCGCGTGGCGGGCCTCGTCGTCCCGACCGCCGCCGATGGCTTCGCGGTGTGGTGGGTGGATGACGATGGACGAATGGCGCGGATGGCGCAGGCGGGCTGGAGCTCCGTCCGCGAGGCGCGCCTGCGCGGACACCTGCTGCCCCCGCCCACGGCGCCGGAGCGATGGAGCTTCGCGGAGTGCACGGTGGTGCTGGCGCCGCTCGTGGCGCGAGGGCGCGTCCAGGGTGTGCTCGCGCTGATGCGGGACGAGCGGGCCTGCTTCGCGGGAGCCGCGGACCTCTCGCTGGCCGAGGAGCTGGCCCACCGGTGCTGCATGGCAGTGGAGGCCTCACGCCTCTATGCGGAGGCGCAACAGGCCATCGAGGTGCGCAACGAGTTCATCGCCATCGCCGCCCATGAGCTGCGCACGCCGCTCACCACGCTCACGCTGCGAATGAAGAGCCTGGAGGCGGTGCTGCAGCGGGAGTGCAACCCCGAGGCCGTGCGCGGGAAGGTCCAAGTGATGTCACGCCAGCTCGGGCGGCTGGGCCAGCTCGTCGAGCGCGTGCTAGACGTGGGGCGCATCACCACGCACCGGCTGGAGCTCCAGCGGGAGCGGGTGGACGTCACCGAGCTGGTGGAGCAGGTGGTGGAGACCTTCGCCGAGGAGGCGGAGCGGGCGGGCAGTGCGCTGCGCGTGGAGGCGGAGGCGGGCCTCCAGGCGTGGTGGGACTCGGGCCGCGTGGAGCAGGCGCTCGCGAACCTGCTGACCAACGCGCTCAAGTTCGGCGCGGGCAAGCCCATCGAGGTCCATGTCTCGGGCGAGGGAGGCTGGGTGCATCTGGCGGTGAGGGACCACGGCATCGGCATCGCCCCCGGAGCGCTGGAGCGCATCTTCGAGCGCTTCGAGCGGGCGGTGTCATCCCGCCGGTACGGAGGGCTGGGCCTTGGGCTGTTCCTCACGCGATGGATTGCCGAGTCCCATGGAGGGACCATCCACGTGGAGAGCCAGCCGGGCGAAGGCTCCACCTTCGTGCTCCAGCTCCCCATGGGCATGCAACCCCCTGGCGGAGGCGGGCCCGCGCATCATGGGGTGAGGAAGAATTCCGCCCGGCTCCGTTGA
- a CDS encoding glycoside hydrolase family 25 protein — protein MTRRSPVMKHAVLMGLLALAPVSAHADDPKPAATNKPAATNKPAATNKPAATNKPAATNKPAATNKPAATNKPAATNKPAATNKPAAKSKPAATNKPAAKSKPAATSTPAAESKPAATSTPATEPAKAQVARTWIQGVDVSRYQPKVKWDELKGKAAFVFVKATETTGEVDPDFKTHWSGAKKAGLPRGAYHFFHPKEDVAKQVANFTKHLKPDPGELPPVVDVEEFKKEYDGFTCQELAGKLQQFSQGVEKELGRKPMIYTNHVTWSTSFCDHPYFVDHPLWLAAYTNQTEPKLPKGWKQWHFWQYTEKGRMEGIDGDVDQSYFNGTSEELRTLFATQ, from the coding sequence ATGACCCGCAGGTCCCCCGTGATGAAACATGCCGTGTTGATGGGACTCCTGGCGCTCGCGCCGGTGTCTGCCCACGCGGACGACCCCAAGCCCGCAGCGACGAACAAGCCCGCAGCGACGAACAAGCCCGCAGCGACGAACAAGCCCGCAGCGACGAACAAGCCCGCAGCGACGAACAAGCCCGCAGCGACGAACAAGCCCGCAGCGACGAACAAGCCCGCAGCGACGAACAAGCCCGCAGCGACGAACAAGCCCGCAGCGAAGTCCAAGCCCGCAGCGACGAACAAGCCCGCGGCGAAGTCCAAGCCCGCGGCGACGAGCACGCCCGCCGCGGAGTCAAAGCCCGCCGCGACGAGCACGCCCGCTACCGAGCCCGCGAAGGCACAGGTGGCCCGCACCTGGATACAGGGCGTCGACGTCTCCCGCTACCAGCCGAAGGTGAAGTGGGACGAGCTCAAGGGCAAGGCCGCCTTCGTCTTCGTGAAGGCAACGGAGACCACCGGCGAGGTGGACCCGGACTTCAAGACGCACTGGAGCGGGGCCAAGAAGGCGGGGCTGCCGCGCGGCGCGTACCACTTCTTCCACCCGAAGGAGGACGTGGCCAAGCAGGTGGCCAACTTCACGAAGCACCTGAAGCCCGACCCCGGTGAGCTTCCGCCCGTCGTGGACGTGGAGGAGTTCAAGAAGGAGTACGACGGCTTCACCTGTCAGGAGCTCGCGGGGAAGCTCCAGCAGTTCTCCCAGGGCGTGGAGAAGGAGCTCGGCCGCAAGCCAATGATCTACACGAACCACGTGACGTGGAGCACCAGCTTCTGCGACCACCCCTACTTCGTGGACCACCCGCTCTGGCTCGCCGCGTACACGAACCAGACCGAGCCCAAGCTCCCCAAGGGTTGGAAGCAGTGGCACTTCTGGCAGTACACGGAGAAGGGCCGCATGGAGGGCATCGACGGCGACGTCGACCAGAGCTACTTCAACGGCACCTCGGAGGAGCTGAGGACGCTCTTCGCCACGCAGTAG